A portion of the bacterium genome contains these proteins:
- a CDS encoding tyrosine-type recombinase/integrase: EPFKKNRLTDLVKKTIEKAGIEKPGACHIFRHTMATLMLDAGADIRHIQAILGHSPLSTTALYTQVSIRKLKEVHARTHPADQPPSAD, encoded by the coding sequence GAGCCCTTCAAGAAGAACCGACTCACCGACCTCGTGAAGAAAACGATCGAGAAGGCCGGCATCGAAAAGCCCGGCGCCTGCCACATCTTCCGCCACACGATGGCGACGCTCATGCTCGACGCCGGTGCCGACATCCGCCACATCCAGGCCATCCTCGGCCACAGCCCGCTCTCCACCACCGCGCTCTACACCCAGGTCTCGATCCGGAAGCTGAAAGAAGTGCATGCGAGGACGCATCCCGCGGATCAGCCACCCTCGGCTGA